A window of Hevea brasiliensis isolate MT/VB/25A 57/8 chromosome 14, ASM3005281v1, whole genome shotgun sequence contains these coding sequences:
- the LOC110658937 gene encoding uncharacterized protein LOC110658937 — MDSEEMDPDIVLWIIEFLARQDSVSKLVLNRILTNTHIPILATPRLKKTLALRAIQDEIADGSVSSEIILESLEIIEQLDQKKGFKIPDSMKLAYCAVAVDCTVKHLGVVGSKRKRDPEMFFEAVKTIWSERVDKLEFLKKSELVTDELREFKEEMEAALWDSNACGRLLERATRNEALRLVMDYLKEALDEMGRPFLELLARAERERKEKEMVEKEKNADKVGVKASREPEVGVADGSARKETQNNDMLHTSNNLKGSGGIMDSEKVVMNIPTPEVKIVKEALKSSSMELKALLNDPLPNALHLSEALMPERKALNKEILVENQVGKGVDVPNPSVNVVVSIETPNPSVTQTIESIQTMKNGAGIQICNNQIVVSKHSLMEKNSTARTYEWDDSIDGSPEGASGMNRFQLAKPRTKVVSPLKEYKIPKFAGRRKVKRWSVEEEDALREGVQLFGRGNWKAILDFKRDIFYDRTEVDLKDKWRNMTK; from the exons ATGGACTCTGAAGAAATGGACCCAGACATCGTTCTATGGATCATCGAGTTCCTAGCTCGGCAAGACTCAGTCTCTAAACTTGTTCTCAACAGGATTCTCACAAATACCCATATCCCCATTTTGGCAACTCCACGCTTGAAGAAGACACTCGCTCTCCGCGCAATCCAGGACGAAATTGCCGACGGCTCCGTTTCCTCTGAAATCATTCTTGAATCCCTCGAAATCATTGAACAATTGGATCAGAAGAAGGGATTCAAGATCCCAGACTCCATGAAGCTCGCGTACTGCGCGGTTGCTGTGGACTGCACGGTGAAGCACTTGGGTGTTGTGGGAAGCAAACGCAAGCGTGACCCTGAGATGTTTTTCGAGGCAGTGAAGACGATTTGGAGTGAAAGAGTTGACAAGTTGGAGTTTTTGAAGAAAAGCGAGCTGGTTACTGATGAGTTGAGGGAGTTTAAGGAGGAGATGGAGGCGGCTTTGTGGGATTCGAATGCGTGTGGGAGGTTGTTGGAGAGGGCTACGCGAAATGAAGCGTTAAGACTGGTTATGGATTATTTAAAGGAGGCTTTGGATGAAATGGGTCGTCCATTTCTTGAATTGCTTGCCAGAGCTGAGAGGGAAAGGAAGGAGAAGGAAATGGTAGAGAAGGAAAAGAATGCTGATAAAGTTGGGGTGAAAGCAAGCAGGGAACCAGAAGTAGGTGTTGCAGATGGGTCTGCAAGGAAAG AAACTCAGAACAATGATATGCTTCATACTAGCAACAACCTTAAAGGATCAGGTGGCATTATGGATTCTGAAAAAGTAGTCATGAACATTCCTACTCCTGAAGTTAAAATAGTGAAAGAAGCACTTAAATCCAGCTCCATGGAGTTAAAAGCTTTGTTGAATGACCCTCTACCCAATGCTTTACATTTGTCTGAGGCTTTAATGCCTGAAAGAAAAGCCTTGAATAAGGAGATTTTAGTAGAAAATCAGGTTGGAAAGGGTGTAGATGTGCCCAATCCTTCCGTTAATGTTGTAGTCTCCATAGAAACACCCAATCCATCAGTTACTCAAACTATTGAATCCATTCAAACTATGAAGAATGGTGCTGGAATTCAAATTTGTAACAATCAGATTGTTGTTTCCAAACACAGCTTAATGGAGAAGAATAGTACTGCTCGTACCTATGAG TGGGATGATTCAATTGATGGTTCACCTGAAGGTGCCAGTGGTATGAACAGATTTCAGTTAGCTAAGCCAAGGACAAAGGTTGTGTCTCCATTGAAGGAGTATAAAATCCCTAAGTTTGCTGGAAGGAGAAAAGTCAAGAGGTGGAGCGTGGAAGAGGAAGATGCATTGAGGGAGGGTGTGCAATT GTTTGGTAGAGGAAACTGGAAGGCTATCTTAGACTTTAAGCGTGACATATTTTATGACAGAACTGAG GTTGATTTGAAGGACAAGTGGAGAAACATGACAAAATAG